In a single window of the Pseudomonas entomophila genome:
- the flgG gene encoding flagellar basal-body rod protein FlgG, with the protein MLPALWVAKTGLSAQDTNLTVISNNLANVSTTGFKRDRAEFQDLLYQIKRQPGAQSTQDSELPSGLQVGTGVRVVGTQKNFQTGGLQNTENPLDMAVNGRGFFQILQPDGTVSYTRDGTFHLNSDGQIVTANGFALEPAIVVPPEAQTFTVGQDGTVSITTAGNPAAQVIGNIQTADFINPAGLQAIGNNLFLETAASGAPQVGTPGLNGFGLTLQKTLENSNVSTVEELVNMITTQRAYEMNSKVISAADKMLSFVTQQL; encoded by the coding sequence ATGCTTCCGGCTCTTTGGGTCGCTAAAACCGGCCTGTCCGCCCAGGACACCAACCTGACGGTCATCTCGAACAACCTGGCCAACGTCTCGACCACCGGCTTCAAGCGTGATCGCGCCGAGTTCCAGGACCTCCTGTACCAGATCAAGCGCCAGCCTGGCGCGCAGTCCACCCAGGACAGCGAGCTGCCTTCGGGCCTGCAGGTCGGTACCGGTGTGCGTGTCGTCGGTACCCAGAAGAACTTCCAGACCGGTGGCCTGCAGAACACCGAGAACCCGTTGGACATGGCGGTCAACGGCCGTGGTTTCTTCCAGATACTGCAGCCGGACGGCACCGTCTCGTACACCCGTGACGGCACCTTCCACCTGAACTCCGACGGCCAGATCGTCACCGCCAACGGTTTCGCCCTGGAGCCGGCCATCGTCGTGCCGCCAGAAGCGCAGACCTTCACCGTCGGCCAGGACGGCACCGTATCGATCACCACCGCCGGCAACCCGGCCGCCCAGGTCATCGGCAACATCCAGACCGCCGACTTCATCAACCCGGCCGGCCTGCAGGCCATCGGTAACAACCTGTTCCTCGAGACCGCCGCCAGTGGCGCGCCGCAGGTCGGCACCCCAGGCCTGAACGGCTTCGGCCTGACCCTGCAGAAGACCTTGGAAAACTCCAACGTCAGCACCGTGGAAGAGCTGGTGAACATGATCACCACCCAGCGTGCCTACGAGATGAACTCCAAGGTCATCTCCGCCGCCGACAAGATGCTGTCGTTCGTCACCCAGCAGCTGTAA
- the flgF gene encoding flagellar basal-body rod protein FlgF: MDKMLYVAMTGASQNALAQKAHANNLANVSTNGFQRDLEQARSMPVFGDSFPARAFAMSERPATDFSAGPMVETGRELDVAVTGNGFMAVQAPDGSEAYVRTGSLNIDALGVLRAGNGMAVMGNGGPIAIPPEQKVEVGDDGTISIRAMGEDPRVMAEVDRIKLVNPDVKNMIKGPDGLIHTRNGQPADADVNVRVVSGFLEGSNVNAVEEMTSVLALSRQFELHVKMMKAAEEGDQAMARVLQIG, from the coding sequence GTGGACAAGATGCTTTACGTGGCCATGACCGGCGCCAGCCAGAACGCGCTGGCGCAGAAGGCCCACGCCAACAACCTGGCGAACGTTTCCACCAACGGTTTCCAGCGCGACCTCGAGCAGGCGCGTTCGATGCCGGTTTTTGGCGACAGCTTTCCGGCGCGTGCCTTTGCCATGAGCGAACGCCCGGCCACCGACTTCAGCGCCGGCCCCATGGTCGAGACCGGCCGCGAGCTGGACGTGGCGGTCACTGGCAATGGCTTCATGGCCGTGCAGGCCCCCGACGGCAGCGAAGCCTACGTACGCACCGGCAGCCTGAACATTGACGCCCTGGGCGTGCTGCGCGCCGGCAACGGCATGGCGGTGATGGGCAATGGTGGCCCGATCGCGATTCCGCCGGAGCAGAAGGTCGAGGTGGGTGACGACGGCACCATCAGCATCCGCGCCATGGGCGAGGACCCGCGGGTAATGGCCGAGGTCGACCGCATCAAGCTGGTCAATCCCGACGTCAAGAACATGATCAAGGGCCCGGACGGGCTGATCCACACCAGGAACGGCCAGCCGGCCGACGCCGATGTCAACGTGCGCGTGGTATCGGGCTTCCTGGAAGGCAGCAACGTCAATGCCGTGGAAGAAATGACGTCGGTGCTGGCGCTGTCCCGCCAGTTCGAGTTGCACGTCAAGATGATGAAAGCGGCCGAGGAAGGCGATCAAGCCATGGCTCGGGTTTTGCAAATCGGCTAA